In a genomic window of Halococcus hamelinensis 100A6:
- a CDS encoding TVP38/TMEM64 family protein: MSRVPRWAVGAAVVGSVVALAAVVVSPDAVLAWVATLRADPLLFGLAVVALYTVRPVVAWPLSLCSAVVGYGFGLVGLPFALACVCLSCLPAYALGRTADNGSGLLDRVGSAGERFFERTGGVRGVVAARLAPLPAEPVSFGAGVSGIGLRAYLVGTLLGETPWTAAAVLAGGSVSRLAVEGVGGVGMEFVAAAVAVAGLLLAGPAYDHFRERYQNVSEQS; encoded by the coding sequence GTGTCACGCGTTCCCCGGTGGGCGGTCGGCGCGGCGGTCGTCGGGTCGGTCGTGGCGCTCGCGGCGGTGGTGGTCTCGCCCGACGCGGTGCTCGCGTGGGTGGCGACACTCCGGGCGGATCCACTGCTGTTCGGGCTCGCCGTGGTGGCGCTCTACACCGTGCGCCCCGTCGTCGCGTGGCCGCTGAGCCTCTGTTCGGCGGTCGTGGGCTACGGCTTCGGCCTCGTGGGACTGCCGTTCGCGCTCGCGTGCGTCTGCCTCTCGTGTCTGCCGGCCTACGCGCTCGGACGCACCGCCGACAACGGGTCGGGCTTGCTCGATCGGGTCGGCAGCGCCGGCGAACGCTTCTTCGAACGCACGGGCGGCGTTCGCGGGGTGGTCGCGGCGCGCCTCGCGCCGCTGCCCGCCGAACCCGTCTCGTTCGGGGCGGGCGTCTCGGGCATCGGGCTCCGGGCCTATCTCGTCGGCACGTTGCTCGGCGAGACCCCGTGGACGGCCGCGGCCGTGCTCGCGGGCGGTTCGGTCTCACGGCTCGCCGTCGAGGGGGTCGGGGGCGTCGGAATGGAGTTCGTCGCCGCGGCGGTCGCGGTGGCCGGGCTACTGCTCGCGGGGCCGGCCTACGACCACTTTCGAGAACGTTACCAGAACGTGTCCGAGCAGTCGTAG
- a CDS encoding HVO_2523 family zinc finger protein: MHETTDGIESTRGRPCPACGAAMEHRHCEYVCPRHGVVYDCSDTFW, from the coding sequence ATGCACGAGACGACCGACGGAATCGAGTCCACGCGCGGCCGCCCGTGTCCGGCCTGTGGAGCCGCGATGGAACACCGTCACTGCGAGTACGTCTGCCCGCGCCACGGCGTGGTCTACGACTGCTCGGACACGTTCTGGTAA